The Pseudomonas sp. FP198 genomic interval CACTGCTGCGCGGCACCGTCGACTTGGACAGCCAGCCGGGCAAGGGCACCGTGGTGCGCATCCGCCTGCCGCTGACGCTGGCGATCATCAATGGCTTCCTCGTCGGCATCGGCCAGTCCACCTATGTGATTCCGCTGGACATGGTCCAGGAATGCATCGAACTGAGCGAAGACGATGGCGTCGCCAGTCGCGAACAAGGCTACCTCGACCTGCGCGGCGAAGTGCTGCCGCTGGTGTACCTGCGCGATCATTTCCATCACGAAGGCCCGGCCTCGCGCCGGCAAAACGTGGTGGTGGTGCGCTACGCCGAACTCAAGGCCGGACTGGTGGTGGATGACCTGCTGGGTGAATTCCAGACCGTGATCAAACCCCTGGGCAAGCTGTTCGGCGCACTGCGCGGCATCAGCGGCTCGACCATCCTGGGCAGCGGTGCGGTGGCCTTGATCCTCGACGTTCCCGCCCTGCTCACCCAGATCGCACAAACAGAAAACCGCTACAACCCGACCCCATTACAACAAGCCAACGCTCGCTGACGCTTCAACACTCCATGGAGAGGTATTCCCCAATGAAATGGTTCTACGACCTTAGAATCGCCACCAAACTGATCACCTCGTTCCTCGTGGTGTTGGCGCTGACCGCCGTCATGGGCGTGTTCTCGATCATCCAGCTGGGCCAGGTGAACGGCACCACCACCGAGATCCGCGAAAACTGGATGCCGTCCATGCGCGCGGCCTCGGGCATGCGCTTCTTTGCCGCGAGCTTTCGACTCAAGGAAAACCGTCACATTTCCGCCGACTCCGAGCAAGAACGCGTAACGCTGGAGCAGGAAGCCGACGAAGCCAAAAAAGCTTTCGAAACACGCTTGGGCACTTATGAAAAACTGCTCTCCAATGCCGAAGACCGTCAGCTGTTCGAAACCACTCGCAATGACTGGAACGCTTACCTGGTGGTCAGCAAGGATCTGTTCGCGCTGTCCCGTCAGAACCAGACCGAACAAGCCATGGCGCTGCTCAAGGGCGAGTCCAAGCGTCAGTTCGACCTGATCACCAGCGATCTGCAAAAACTCGTGGAACTGAACGACGCCGGCGCCGGTGCCGCCAGTGAACACGGCACCGCGCTGTATGAAAAAGCGCGCCTGTCGATCATCGCCGTGCTGGCTGCCGCCTTGCTCGTGGGCCTGGGCCTGGCGCTGTTCATTTCGCGGATCATTTCCCGTCCGCTGAAGCAGGCCGCCGCTGTCGCCGAACAACTGGCCGAAGGCAACCTGAACGCGAAAATCGAAGCCGGCTCCAAGGACGAGACCGGCATGGTGCTCAACGCCATGCAGAACATGGTCGGCAAGCTTTCGCACATCATCGGTGAAGTACGCAACGCGGCGGACAACCTTGCCAGCGCCTCCGAAGAAGTCAGCGCCACCGCGCAATCGATGAGCCAGGCCACCAGCGAACAGGCGGCCAGCGTCGAGGAAACCAGCGCCTCCATCGAACAGATGAGCGCCAGCATCAACCAGAACACCGAGAACGCCAAGGTTACCGACGGCATGGCCAGCAAGGCCGCCAAGGAAGCCACCGACGGCGGCGAATCGGTGCAGCAGACCGTGGTGGCGATGAAAAAAATCGCCCAGCGCATCAGCATCATCGACGACATCGCCTACCAGACCAACCTGCTGGCGCTCAACGCGGCCATCGAAGCGGCCCGCGCCGGCCGGGGAACACGGCAAAGGCTTCGCGGTGGTCGCCGCCGAAGTGCGCAAACTGGCTGAGCGCAGCCAGGTTGCCGCCCAGGAAATCGGCGAGCTGTCGTCCAGCAGCGTCGACATGGCGGAGAAGGCCGGGAACCTGCTCAACGAAATGGTCCCGTCCATCAACAAGACTTCGGACCTGGTGCAGGAAATCAGCGCCGCGTCCGAAGAACAGGCCGCCGGCGTGGCGCAGATCAACACCGCCATGACGCAGCTCAACCAGGTGACCCAGCAGAACGCCTCCAGCAGCGAAGAACTGGCCGCCACCGCTGAAGAGATGAGCAGCCAGGCCGAACAGCTGCAACAGGCCATGAGCTTCTTCACCCTGGACACGCCGGCCAAGTCCGCCATGCAGAGCGCCAGGGTCGATAACACCCCGGGTCCGTCCAGCCGCAAACCGGCGCGGGCACCGGCACCGGTGATGCCCAAGGCGTTTGCCTACAACATGGCCAGCGCGCCGGACGAATCGGAATTCACCCGGTTCTGATGGCCCGGTTCCACAGGCTTGCCTAAAGGAGAAAAAGCTATGGGCGCCATCGCGACCACACGTCAGACCGTCAGCGCGGTCGAGGAAGAAGCGCAATACCTGACGTTCATGCTCGGCACGGAGATGTTCGCCATCGGCATCCTGTGCATCAAGGAAATCATCGAGTACGGCAACCTGACCGTCGTGCCGATGATGCCGGCCTTCGTGCGCGGGGTGATCAACCTGCGCGGCGCAGTGGTGCCGGTGGTGGACCTGTCGGCCCGCTTCGGCCGGCCAAATTCCGCCATCAGCCGGCGCAGCTGCGTGGTCATCATCGAGGCCGCCAGCGCCGACGGGCAAGCCCAAGACATCGGCCTGCTGGTGGACACGGTGTCGGCGGTGCTGGAGATCCCGGCCTCGCAGATCGAACCACCGCCCAGTTTCGGCGCGAAGATCCGCGCCGACTTCATCAGCGGCATGGCCAAGGTCGATGGCAAGTTTGTCATCGTGCTGGAGGTCGACCGGGTGCTGTCCATCGACGAGATGTCCGAACTCGCCCAGGCCAGCCCCGCTGCGTTGGAAGCGCCAGCCTCATGAGCACGGACATTTGCAAGGAACGCACAGTGAATTCAATGGCCCTCACCGACCGGGAGTTCAGCCAGTTCCAATCCTGGCTGTACCAGGCCGCCGGCATCAACCTGTCGCCGGCCAAGAAAGCCCTGGTGGCCGGGCGGCTGTTCAAGCGCCTCAAGCACTATGAGCTGGACAGCTACGGCGAATATTTCAAGCTGATCATGAGCGGCCAGCGCAGCGACGAATTGCAGGTGGCGCTGGACCTGCTCACGACCAACGAGACCTATTTTTTCCGCGAGCCCAAGCACTTCGACTTTCTTCGCGACCATGTGCTGCCGCACGCGACGCCGGGCAAGACCTTCCGCCTGTGGAGCGCGGCCAGCTCCTCCGGCGAGGAACCCTACAGCCTCGCCATGACCCTGGCCGAAAGCCTGGGCACCACGCCTTGGGAAGTCATCGGTTCGGACATCAGCACCCAGGTGCTGGCCAAGGCCCGTTCCGGGCATTACCCGATGGAACGCGCGCGCAACCTGCCCCATCCGTTGCTGGTGAAATATTGCCTCAAGGGCACCGGCAGCCAGCAAGGCACGATGCTCATCGATCGGGCCCTGCGCAACCGCGTCAACTTCATCCAGGTCAACCTCAACGACACACTGCCGGAGCTGGGGGAGTTCGACGTAATCTTTCTGCGCAACGTGATGATCTATTTCGACCAGCCGACCAAAAGTAAAGTGGTTGCCCGGTTGATCCCTCGGCTCAAGTCCGGCGGGTATTTCATCGTCAGCCATTCGGAGAGCCTCAATGGCGTATCCGATGCGCTGAAGTTGGTCGCCCCTTCGATTTATCGCAAGCCATGAGCGCCGCGATAAAGCAGGTGGCGGAGATCTACCTCGGTCCGGGAGAGTTTCGCTTCGCGACCTGCCCGACCCGGCTGCGGACGATCCTCGGTTCGTGCGTGGCGATCACGCTCTGGCACCCGCAACGCAAGATCGGCGGCATGTGCCACTTCATGTTGCCCAGCCGGGTGCGTTGCTCTACCGCGCTGAACGGGATGTACGCCGATGAAGCCATCGAACTGTTCGTCCGCCAGGCCCGGGCCCATCGCACCGAGCCTGAGGAATACCAGCTCAAGCTGTTCGGCGGCGGCGAGATGTTTCCCGAACTGCAACGCCATGTGCCGTACGGCGACGTGGCGCGGTCGAACGTCAACGCGGCGCTGGAAATGGCCGCGCTCTATCGCCTGGACCTGATCGCCCAGGACATGGGCAGCACCGGCCACCGCAGCATCATTTTCGACCTTTGCACGGGCGACGTCTGGGTCAGGCACCAACCGATAAGGACCCTGCACTAACCATGTCAGGCAAAAAGATAAACGTACTGCTGGTGGATGATTCCGCCGTGGTCCGCCAGGTATTGCTGGCGATCCTGAGTGACACGCCGGACATCAACGTCATCGGTGCGGCTTCCGACCCGATCTTCGCCATGGACAAACTGGCGAAGGAATGGCCCGACGTGATCGTGATGGACGTGGAGATGCCGCGCATGGACGGCATCACTTTCCTGAAAAAAATCATGAGCGAACGGCCCACCCCGGTGGTGATCTGCTCGTCGCTGACGCCCAAGGGCGCGGAAACCACCCTGCAAGCGATGGCCGCCGGGGCGGTGGAAATCATCACCAAACCCACCAGCGGCTTGAAGAACTTCCTCTTGGAATCGGCCCCGGAACTGGTGTCCGCCATCCGCGCCGCCGCCCAGGTCAACGTCCGCAACCTGGGCAAGCGCCCGGCTCCGGCAGTGCCGCTGACCCCGGCGACCAAACTCACCGCCGACGCCATGCTGCCCGCCGCCAACGGCCACGCCATGGCCCAGACCACCGAACGCATCGTCGCCATGGGCACCTCCACCGGCGGCACCCAGGCGCTGGAAGCAGTGCTTACCGCCCTGCCACGGGTGTGTCCGGGCATTGTCATCGTCCAGCACATGCCGGAAAAATTCACCGCGTCGTTCGCCGCGCGGCTCAACAGCCTCTGCCAGATCGAAGTGCGCGAAGCGAAAAACAACGACCGCATCCAC includes:
- the cheD gene encoding chemoreceptor glutamine deamidase CheD; this encodes MSAAIKQVAEIYLGPGEFRFATCPTRLRTILGSCVAITLWHPQRKIGGMCHFMLPSRVRCSTALNGMYADEAIELFVRQARAHRTEPEEYQLKLFGGGEMFPELQRHVPYGDVARSNVNAALEMAALYRLDLIAQDMGSTGHRSIIFDLCTGDVWVRHQPIRTLH
- a CDS encoding chemotaxis protein CheW, whose translation is MGAIATTRQTVSAVEEEAQYLTFMLGTEMFAIGILCIKEIIEYGNLTVVPMMPAFVRGVINLRGAVVPVVDLSARFGRPNSAISRRSCVVIIEAASADGQAQDIGLLVDTVSAVLEIPASQIEPPPSFGAKIRADFISGMAKVDGKFVIVLEVDRVLSIDEMSELAQASPAALEAPAS
- a CDS encoding protein-glutamate O-methyltransferase CheR, encoding MSTDICKERTVNSMALTDREFSQFQSWLYQAAGINLSPAKKALVAGRLFKRLKHYELDSYGEYFKLIMSGQRSDELQVALDLLTTNETYFFREPKHFDFLRDHVLPHATPGKTFRLWSAASSSGEEPYSLAMTLAESLGTTPWEVIGSDISTQVLAKARSGHYPMERARNLPHPLLVKYCLKGTGSQQGTMLIDRALRNRVNFIQVNLNDTLPELGEFDVIFLRNVMIYFDQPTKSKVVARLIPRLKSGGYFIVSHSESLNGVSDALKLVAPSIYRKP
- a CDS encoding chemotaxis response regulator protein-glutamate methylesterase, which codes for MSGKKINVLLVDDSAVVRQVLLAILSDTPDINVIGAASDPIFAMDKLAKEWPDVIVMDVEMPRMDGITFLKKIMSERPTPVVICSSLTPKGAETTLQAMAAGAVEIITKPTSGLKNFLLESAPELVSAIRAAAQVNVRNLGKRPAPAVPLTPATKLTADAMLPAANGHAMAQTTERIVAMGTSTGGTQALEAVLTALPRVCPGIVIVQHMPEKFTASFAARLNSLCQIEVREAKNNDRIHPGLALIAPGGKHMMVTRSGAFYHVQVVDGPLVNRHRPSVDVLFRSVAKFAGRNATGIIMTGMGDDGARGLKEMLDAGSATVAQDEASCVVFGMPKEAIKLNAAQRVMPLQEIAQVILHR